A window of Halobacillus naozhouensis genomic DNA:
AAAAACGATCCCTGACGCAAAAAACATCATGGATGGATTAGAAGATAAAGTAGATCAAGTGGCTATTATTGGCGGGGGGTATATTGGTTTAGAAATGGCTGAGAATTTAGCTGCGATTGGAAAGAAAATATGCATCATTGATCGTGGAAACCGTTTAGGTAAAATTTTTGATGAAGACATGAGCGAATTAATTCATAAAGAAGCTGAGAAGCAGGGGATCGAGTTGTTACTTGGTGAATCTGTAGAAGGGTTCAACGGGAATAAAAAAGTAAAAAGTGTGATTACCGATAAAGGAGAATATGAGACTGATCTTGTTCTGGCTGCGGTTGGGGTAGCTCCAAATACATCATTTTTAAATGGAACAGGCATTTATACGAGTTATAATCAGGCGATTGAAGTCAATGCCTTTATGGAAACAAGTATCATGGATATTTACTCCGCGGGAGACTGTGCCACACAATTTCATCGCGTGAAGCAGCGACCAGATTATGTACCGCTTGGAACACATGCAAATAAACAAGGTCGAATTGCAGGATTAAATATGGTGGATCACCGTCGAACCTTTCAAGGAATTGTGGGTACTTCCATTCTGAAGTTCTTTGATTTGACGCTTGGCCGGACCGGGATTTCCTCACAGGAAGCAAAGGAAGCACATATCCCTTACGAAACAGTGAAAATCGAATCTACACACGCAGCCGGATATTATTCTAAGGAAGATCCGATGACTCTGAAGTTGATTTACGATGAACAATCAAGGTGCTTGCTTGGTGGTCAGATTATCGGCGGCCAAGGTGTTGATAAACGAATCGATGTATTGGCTACAGCGATTTATCATTGGATGACCGTCGATGATCTTGTCGATTTGGATATCTCTTATTCCCCGCCTTATAACAGTGTGTGGGACCCGATTCAGCAAGCTGCCCGCCGTGCAAAGTGAAACGTAGTTGCTGCCACCCCGTATATACTTGATGAAGTAATTTAAAGGTTTTTATTTTGGAAATATATACCTTTAGTAGAGTGCGTATGATAAAATAAATTTACAGTAGGCTTACCTTGCACGACCGAAATTTCCGGTGTTTTCAGGACAAACGAATGGAGGAATCACATGGAATATAAGGGTCCATCAGCCTATGATGAGGAGTTCTTCTTCAACCGTTTCTTATCAAGAAGAAACCGAGCAGACAGTCCGAATAATACTATGGAACACCCAGCTTTTATAAAGTTACTTGGGGAGGTGGGGCAGAAAAAGATTCTTGATCTAGGGTGTGGTGACGCCCGGTTTGGGGTGGAGCTTCTCAAAAA
This region includes:
- a CDS encoding FAD-dependent oxidoreductase, translated to MKFVIIGGDAAGMSAAMQIVRNSEGNEIVTLERGEIYSYGQCGLPYIFGREVDSFDDLIARTPETFRNKYGIDARQLHEVTKVDCDHKVVYGIDHNNGEEFKESYDRLLIATGADPVMPPWEGKDLSGIYSLKTIPDAKNIMDGLEDKVDQVAIIGGGYIGLEMAENLAAIGKKICIIDRGNRLGKIFDEDMSELIHKEAEKQGIELLLGESVEGFNGNKKVKSVITDKGEYETDLVLAAVGVAPNTSFLNGTGIYTSYNQAIEVNAFMETSIMDIYSAGDCATQFHRVKQRPDYVPLGTHANKQGRIAGLNMVDHRRTFQGIVGTSILKFFDLTLGRTGISSQEAKEAHIPYETVKIESTHAAGYYSKEDPMTLKLIYDEQSRCLLGGQIIGGQGVDKRIDVLATAIYHWMTVDDLVDLDISYSPPYNSVWDPIQQAARRAK